DNA from Taeniopygia guttata chromosome 28, bTaeGut7.mat, whole genome shotgun sequence:
GCAGGCACGAGGGCGTCCCCACGCTGGAAGGGTGAGAACACTCTGGCCCCTGAGGAGGGAACGCTGTTGTTTCTCACCTTTTCTCCTGGATTGTGGGAGCAGCATCCCAAAGCTCTGTCATCGGTGTCCCACCTGAGCCTGTTGGCAGCTCCTTCTTGGGGTCTGTTGGGATTGTTTCAGCCGAGTGGTGACGTGGACTGTGCTTGGGAGTTTGTTCTGTAGTGGGAAAATATTCCCTGGTCATTGCCAGGTGTTGCAAAAACGTTGTACTTGCTGTGAGGGGAAGCAGAAGAGAACAACAGTGTTTGTGTAAGTGCATCCTGGGAGCCATTCACCATCGTGTCAGGAATTGTCCCCTTATGAATCAAATACTGAAACTTTATCAGGGGCTGATCACTCCCATAGCTGCCATTGCAATTGCTGTAGGGTATTTTTAATTGCCCCCAACAATGTGTAGTATTCAGCTTATTCAATCTCTCTCTCCGTGCtggagtgctgggctgggagccagcAAACTTTAATTCTTACACAATCCTGGTTTTCTTGTCTTTCAGAATTATCCAGCAGCTGGTCAATGGAATTATTGCACCGACCACAATTCCAAACCTAGGCTTGGGCCCTTGGTGAGTTGGAGGATGTGCTGCTCTCTCTGACAGTGTCTCGTTGGTGCTCCAGGATGAACTCACTTGCTGTCCTTGCTCTTCAGGGGAGTCCTGCACTCAAATCCGATGGACTACGCCTGGGGTGCCAACGGACTGGATGCGATTATCACACAGGTAAAACTGGGATTCACCACAGTCTCCATCCTcctgtgcagtgctgcaggaggggcagcacctgtgctgctgcagggaatgAGGGGCTGGGGAACTGAAATGGGAAGAGGTCCACAGTGCGGGATCCTGGTCCCCTGGCTCAGGAAACGAGTGGAttctgtgtgctgctgagctCACCTCTCTCTTCTGCCTGCCTGGCTGGTTGTTTTTCCAGTTACTGAATCAGTTTGAAAACACTGGACCGCCGCCAGCAGACAAAGAGAAGATCCAGGCCCTCCCCACCATACAGATCACACAGGAGCACGTGGGTAGGTGTCTGCTCCATGGGACTGTGCACAGGGTGCTCACTGGAACTGTCTGTAATGTTTTCTTGGGACTTGAATTTTGTCTGTTTGTACCTTTGAGGcataaaacatttcaaagtGGGCAGAGAGCTGAAGGGGCTCTGTTATACTCACACAAAAAAAGAGCAGTGTAGGCTGTATGGATTTGCCCTGGTGAGGTTGTGAGAAGTTCGGTTGGAtagagatggaaaagcagaaggGAAGGATGAGGCATACCCTGGGTAGGGGGAGGTAGAGTGATGGTGTGGGGGCTGCAGAGCACCAAGCTTTCCTCCTGACAGGGATGGAAGCAGTggtggggaaggggagaaggatGATGAGCCCTGAGTCGGGGGCTTTGTGGGTCATTCTCTCCCCCTTTGCTCAGCTGGCTTTGCTTGGCTTTCCCTATGCCATGCAGATTCCGGGTTGGAGTGCCCTGTGTGTAAGGAAGACTACACAGTCGGGGAGAACGTGCGGCAGTTACCGTGCAATCACCTGTTCCACGACGGCTGCATCGTCCCGTGGCTGGAGCAGGTGAGTGCGGGGCACCGCCTGGGGCGTGCAGCACTGGGGGCTTTGTCTGGTCCTGCTCCCctctgtaaatattttcctaCCTCCATGATGAGGCCTGAGCACAAGCAGCCTGTGGTCAGAGGATGGAGTGTCATCCCAGCCCATTcctccagtgctgctcccctgtTGTGTTTCTAATCCCGTTTCCCgtatttcttgttttgttttttgtctgCTCCCCAAAGCATGACACGTGTCCCGTCTGCCGGAAAAGTTTAAGTGGACAAAACACTGCCACAAACCCCCCAGGACTCACAGGGATGAACTTCTcgtcatcctcctcctcctcctcttcctcaagCTCACCAAGTAATGAAAACTCATCGAACAACTCATGAATCTTAACGCACCCTCTTGTCCCCGGGGCCCTTCCACTgttccccctctctccctggCCACCACGAGCAGCCAAAGGGGCTTCCAGAGCAGAGCGAGGGGAGGGGACGAGGCAGGAGCAGTGCCCCCAGAATGTCCTTTTGATTTCTGAAGACACGGAGACTCTGGGTCCTTCAGAGATGAGAAGCCTCAAGTTCTGTGatgaaaaaggggggaaagagCTCTGTCTGTCAATAAAAACATCCTCTTTGCGTGGACTTTACCCATTGCAGTGCGAGGCTGCTGCGCTCCCCGGCTGGGAACCCCGAGGTGCTGAGCGAGTGGTTCGATCCCGAATGGAAATGTTGTTTGTATGGGTTTGAATTTGAGAtccctttcttttatttcttttgctcCTCCTCCCCTTGGATACTATCTTTTCTGCTTTGGAGATTGACGTCTAAAATGGAAGTATAAGGATGCTGCCTCCCCCCAGGATCACCATCTGGGGAGGACCAATAGCTGTCACTGAAACAGGAACTCTCAAGTAGACCCCGGGATCCTTCCCTGTCCCATCTCGAGtcccttttatttctctttataaCCTCGCCCGCTGATACTCAACACTGAAAGGGGTTTTTATAATCTTAAATTATTACTGTTGTCAATAAATGGACATTTCAGCTCTGCGAGCCATTATGCATGATTTGAAGAAAGCTACAGGGTAAGCTCTGAGGCCACCAAGCTGTCCTGCCTTCCCCGGACAGGCTGGGCCTCTCTGAGCCCTCCTGCGTGCTGGGAGTTCGGTGGGAGCCACTGCCAGCCTGTGGATCACTGCACAGGTAGCCAAGGGTCGCAGCTGGAAGCATCCTCGCCTggtgttttctattttttacaCCTTCTTCCCCCTGCAGTCCTGCCCCCCTCGCAGCCGGGGCAGGCTGTTCTGCTGGGCCAACACAGGACTGGGTGTGCAGCACAACGAGGACCAGCAAATCTCATTGTGACCGAGTAATTACcaggaaaacaacattttggagattaaaaaaaaatgtattgcaaAGCTACTTAAAATAGAGCTGATTAAAacaaggagagagaaaaatatccAGGTATGTTTGTGACTCAGTTTCTGTGACAGAGCTGGAGCTCGGAGAATGACAAGAATGTCATCAGAGCAGGCAGTGACtccctgccatgtccctgcTTCCTGGGCCCTGAGGCATGAGAGGAGAAACTCTCACCATCCTCACTGGGACCCCCTTCCCCTCACAGGGACTTGAGGTGGTCAGGAGGTTTCCTAGAGGGCTGGGGGTCCTTGATGGTACCACATGTTGGGACTGCTCTGTGGCAGAGGCCAGAGCAGCCAAGGGAGAACCTGCCCCCgtgggagctgccagggaggTGGGTGGAGGGTTTGACAGTTTGGGGGGTTCCTGCCTCTCCCTTGGCTTTTGGGGCCCTGGGAgtgggctggtgctgctggggatggtgctggctccagcagagctTGGATGTCTTTTCTAAAACAGCATCACCCCAGGACCTGGCTCTTCCATGAGCTTCCTGAGAAGATACAAACCTCTTTTAGAAGGGGGAAGGATGCTTTGGTCCTTCTTGGGCCATTTCAGAGCGCGTGAAGTTGGTTTGTTGAAGTGtcaccagctgtgccagggccaggggctggcagggagcgaCTTGCCTGgactgtttttcttcctcagctTGGCCGGGCAGTGTGGCGGCGCCTTTCATCTCCCAGGAGGGTTTATCTCGGGACTGGTGTGTCGGGGTTAATGGCTCATCCTCTGCCAGGGGTTGAgccagcagcctgggctggtgagGTGGGTGGCAGCAAGAAGGTCCTGGCTGAACCTGCACGTGTCCATTGGCTGACCCGACACCGAGGAGAGGCTTTGCTGTTTAGTCACCAAACAAGAGACCTGGAAACACCTTCCCTCTCCCACTCTTTCAGCTGTGATTGGGTTCTGACTCCCCCAGGCGCTTGGGAATGATTTCTCATGTGTGAGCCGTGCTCAGATGGCTCAGTGGGCCGAGCAAAGTCCCGGGTGGGTGcgtggcagctgctgcccacctGGCAGGGGCTCACCACAGTCACCACATGGTTAATACAGCGGCTGTTCCCTCTCAGACTCATTTGGAGCTGGTTGGGTCAGAAATGGAACGAGTTTGGTGGTTTTTGCTGGGGCCATTGCTGTGTCTGACGTGACAGTGACCGGGATGCTGGGCCAGGCCGCAGCAGGCGTGAGGTGGCGCAGGGATGTACCCTGGCCGGGAGGCTGAGGTGCAGGTGCTattcctggccctgctgccctcaccactgtcccagctgtgttttTGTTGGGGATGAGGATGcggagctgggctgcaggactgACTGGCCCTGGAGCTGTGTCTGCCTGAGGATCtgggctggctcctgctgctcctgctccctcctttGTGCCAGTGAACCACCATGGCTGTTTTCCTGCAGGGTGGATGGGGGTCAATGAAAACCTGGATGTGGCAAAGGACCAGCTGAGCTCCCTGCCAGTGGCAGCAGAGATGACACTGGTGGCTGCAGCCACAACCACACGGCAGCCAATCCCTCCCATCCCAAGCCAAGTTCATCATCAAAGCTCCAAGACCTGCTCCTGTTCCATACCATGAACACAGCTTTAATTGCCACGGAAGCTCAGACACAGACAACCTGCTGGtacatcccagccctgcagagatgCCATTAGCAGATCCTGGCCCCTGCTCCAGTCATGCTCCCTGGCTCCACCACactggctctgtgctggggtgtcctggtttagggcaaatttgggaacAGTAGGAGAGCCACAGCCCCACACGGCTGAGTCTGGAGCATCTGCCTTCCATATCCCTCCTCTGCcgtgcattaaaaataaagcaataaatagcaaaaaataGATAtgtacataaataaaataacatttttttctttggtttttttttcctacaggaCCGTCTGGAGCTGCCCACGGTGTTCAGCTGACGAGCATGGGGAGGAAGTGTGTGGAGAGGTGCTGCCGGCGTGTCTTGCCCCCTCGCTGTGGCCTGCCCTTGCTATTGAGCGAGAGGAACATGGGGCGGCCGCGGTGCCGCCAGTGCAGCGACGCGTAGGTGTTGTAGCCGTTCTCTTCGATGCGCTCCGTGAACTTGCAGTTGGGGCTGAACTCCTTCtggcaggagagggaagggagtGAGGGGTGGCTATGCTCAGCTGGAGCCCCTCGGACCCCAAaagtggggcagggcaggacccCGGCTCCTCTCTGGTGCCCatggggcagaggggctgggtgggtgcAGTCCCCTGCTGGGGAGCAGGTCAGGGCACGGGAAACCAGGAGCCTgttccagctctgccctgagccTCTGACTCTGGTGCAGCCCCTCCCAGGAGGCAGCATCCGACCTACCGACCCGTAGAGCCTCCCCCGCTCGTTCATGGCCAGGTAGAAGCCGGTGTGCACCGCCCGGATGGCCACGACGCCGACACGCACCGACCGGATCTCCACGATGCCTGCGGGACAGGGAAGCACGGCATGAgccagggagggacaggaaACCTCCCTGAGGGgccctgtcccagtgctgacTCTGTAGCCACAGTGTCCCTCCAGAGGGAGGGAGTTGCTGATCCTCATccagagccagagcagccagaggaaTGAGGGCTGCAGCCCAAGCTGGCAGTGGGAGGAAGGAACCTCTGATCCAAGGAAGGTTTGATCTTTActcctctcctccccagggTCCAGCCACTTCCAGAAGCGGGGCTGTGCGGGAGCGATGCCAAGCACAACCTCGTGTGTGTCCTCCCCTCGCTGGCAGCTCTGCCCGTTCAGTTCATCCATCCCCAGCGTGCCCGGAGTGCCCCGGGGACCTGACCCGCCTCCCTCAGCGCCCAGCCTGGCACAcgcagggctctggggctggccaAGTGTGCGTGGGGGTGGCAGCAACAGCACACATCGTGTTCTGGTGGACAAAGGCGCgcaggcagagctctgagggagcagtAGCCCAGGTCGGTGCCATCCGTGGATGCCCGATTTCCTGGTGGCACAAGCGAGGACAGCACTGTGGGCTGGCAGGTAGAGGAGCAACACGAGGATGAGCCCGGGGGGGCGGCTGCAGCCGGGCTGTGAagccacagctgggctggcgTGTGTGTGCCCCGACCGCCGAGCTCCGGCTCGGCCGCTAATGGGAAAGGCATGTGGTCAGACCAGCGGCTCTGGCACGGGAAACACCCAGAGCATCATCGGGGCCTCCTGGATTCCTGCACTGCCTCACGCCGGCCAGCCCCGAgtgccgctgcccgcccgggcagtgggaaggggagaaggaatGTCCAGGGAGAGCAACgtgggcagggcagcaggaagggctggagcacagcGGGATCTGCCACTGGGCACCACCGCTGGACACACAGACAGCatgggggctgcagcccctgggcaggGCTTTCATCAGTGTCCCGGCGTTGTTGGCATTCCCCGGGCATCACCTGCCTGCGGTGGATACACGGTGGATGCAGCCCTGGGGCAGTGTGAGGGCTCCCCCGGGATTTTCAGCCCAGCTGCTTCGGTGCTGCCACTGCCGAGGGCTGTGGAGGGGAAGGGCTGAGCAAATGCCTGTGAATCCGTCCCACTTGATCACCGTCTGAAGCTGCTGCTATTTATAAGGACTTGCACTTTCCTAAAAATAACCCCCTTCTGTTCCCAGTGCTCGGGCCGGCTCTGCCGCCCTTTGTTTGAAGGTGCCTGGCCAGTACCTGATCAgaggcagctcccagtgctcccagtctcaCACTCAGCCCAGAGGGGTCTCGAggaggctggggcagaggcagggcttgAGGTGGGGGAGTCCCTGAAGATCCCCCGCCACCCTAGAGCTGCCAGTGGGGCTGGTCCGGCAGCTTCTGCGAGGGctgtggagcagagcccgcgccCAGCCCAGGCGCACACAGATAAGCAGAGCGAGCCTCATGTACagcccggagctgctctgcctgccagctCCCGTGGCCACACCATGGAGGGAACGTGTTGGGGTGCTTTGAGCTGGCAGCGTGCCCGCTCGGGACTCCCGACAGCCTCCGACACCACAGGAGGgttccctgggctgggcttggctcCCGTGTCCTGCGGCTCCTGGGAgatggggcagcccctgctgcaCCAGGACatgagctggggctgctgcagccctcctgccccaaacccaacaccccGTCAGGGCATCTGGGGGATGATCAGGCATCCCCTTTTCCAAGAAACCCAAGATTCCCCTCCTTGTCCAGCTACTGTCCTGCCAGGCTGgtgcccccatccctgtcccaggggctgggacccTGCACCCCGATGGGTGGCTGATACCTGGTACTTGCAGCCCTGACTCTTGCTGAAGTCATACAGGGACTACCACGTCCTTGGGGATGTTGTCCCTCTGCCCACCCAGCTGTCTTGAGTCCCAGCCTGCTCTGCAGGCAGCGGCTGCTCCATGGTCCCCTCCGACGGGGATTGGACAGATGCCCCACTCTGGTGCCAGCATCCCCGCAAAACTTCCTACATCCCCCCCCTTCCTCAGCCTTTTTCCCCCCGAATGTGTTAGTGGGGGAACGATCCTTTCCTCCAGTCCATGGGGAAGGCAAGGCGGGGGGCATCGTGAACTGGCAGGACCAGATGGGACAAGGGACCCCCGAGAGACCCCCTAGGACAGCCCAGCCGCTGGGAAAGCAACGTCGGGTCCCCGGGCAGTGGTGGCCGGTGTCCGCGCCCCTCTCGTGGCTCCCACAGTGCAGTGACGGGGGTGAGGGCAGCCGGTgccgggggacagcggggacccGCCGCTCCCGCGGCCCCGGAGGACCGGGCGCTTTGGCTGCGATTTCCCCGGAGGGAAGAGCTGCGGGCTCCCTCCGGGCCGGGCACGGAATTCTCCCGTCGCCGACCCGAGGCGCCTCCGTGCAGCCTCCGCCCCggtccagccccagcagcgcccgccgcagccccggcagccccggcagccGGCGGGATCGCGCCTCGCCCGTCGTGGGCGGGGGGCGGCCCCAGATCCCGCTCTCCCCCGTTCccgtcccggtcccggtcccgtcCGTCCCCACTCACTGCCCGGCCGCTCCCTCCAGCGCGTCCCCTCCACGCCGCCGCTGCCGTCGATGCGCAGGAAGAAGCGGGTGGCGGAGAAGAGCCGCCGCCAGCGCACGTCGCCCTCCAGATGCCCGTAGCTGCGGGGGGGCCGCCGGCCGGTCCCGGTGGCactgcccggccccggccccggtcccggtcccggtcccggccccgccAGCACG
Protein-coding regions in this window:
- the RNF126 gene encoding E3 ubiquitin-protein ligase RNF126, with the translated sequence MAEASPQPGRFFCHCCSAEIAPRLPDYICPRCESGFIEELPEEPRNADNETSSSTSATDQSRHPFENVDQHLFTLPPGYGQFAFGFFDDSFEFPFGSNAQPEDNRDSENRREREHQSRHRYGARQPRARLAARRASGRHEGVPTLEGIIQQLVNGIIAPTTIPNLGLGPWGVLHSNPMDYAWGANGLDAIITQLLNQFENTGPPPADKEKIQALPTIQITQEHVDSGLECPVCKEDYTVGENVRQLPCNHLFHDGCIVPWLEQDRLELPTVFS
- the RNF126 gene encoding E3 ubiquitin-protein ligase RNF126 isoform X1, coding for MAEASPQPGRFFCHCCSAEIAPRLPDYICPRCESGFIEELPEEPRNADNETSSSTSATDQSRHPFENVDQHLFTLPPGYGQFAFGFFDDSFEFPFGSNAQPEDNRDSENRREREHQSRHRYGARQPRARLAARRASGRHEGVPTLEGIIQQLVNGIIAPTTIPNLGLGPWGVLHSNPMDYAWGANGLDAIITQLLNQFENTGPPPADKEKIQALPTIQITQEHVDSGLECPVCKEDYTVGENVRQLPCNHLFHDGCIVPWLEQHDTCPVCRKSLSGQNTATNPPGLTGMNFSSSSSSSSSSSSPSNENSSNNS
- the FGF22 gene encoding fibroblast growth factor 22 isoform X1, encoding MNGRHRPSPRPAHSPPPPRPGPPIPGRSRRRGRSPVAAVAMAHLLLPACRPPPAAMRRGGPAAIAACLAGALAVLAGPGPGPGPGPGPGSATGTGRRPPRSYGHLEGDVRWRRLFSATRFFLRIDGSGGVEGTRWRERPGSIVEIRSVRVGVVAIRAVHTGFYLAMNERGRLYGRSSAPTASSRSASKRTATTPTRRCTGGTAAAPCSSRSIARAGHSEGARHAGSTSPHTSSPCSSAEHRGQLQTVL
- the FGF22 gene encoding fibroblast growth factor 22 isoform X2, which produces MNGRHRPSPRPAHSPPPPRPGPPIPGRSRRRGRSPVAAVAMAHLLLPACRPPPAAMRRGGPAAIAACLAGALAVLAGPGPGPGPGPGPGSATGTGRRPPRSYGHLEGDVRWRRLFSATRFFLRIDGSGGVEGTRWRERPGSIVEIRSVRVGVVAIRAVHTGFYLAMNERGRLYGSSAPTASSRSASKRTATTPTRRCTGGTAAAPCSSRSIARAGHSEGARHAGSTSPHTSSPCSSAEHRGQLQTVL
- the FGF22 gene encoding fibroblast growth factor 22 isoform X4, whose protein sequence is MNGRHRPSPRPAHSPPPPRPGPPIPGRSRRRGRSPVAAVAMAHLLLPACRPPPAAMRRGGPAAIAACLAGALAVLAGPGPGPGPGPGPGSATGTGRRPPRSYGHLEGDVRWRRLFSATRFFLRIDGSGGVEGTRWRERPGSIVEIRSVRVGVVAIRAVHTGFYLAMNERGRLYGSEFSPNCKFTERIEENGYNTYASLHWRHRGRPMFLSLNSKGRPQRGGKTRRQHLSTHFLPMLVS
- the FGF22 gene encoding fibroblast growth factor 22 isoform X3 is translated as MNGRHRPSPRPAHSPPPPRPGPPIPGRSRRRGRSPVAAVAMAHLLLPACRPPPAAMRRGGPAAIAACLAGALAVLAGPGPGPGPGPGPGSATGTGRRPPRSYGHLEGDVRWRRLFSATRFFLRIDGSGGVEGTRWRERPGSIVEIRSVRVGVVAIRAVHTGFYLAMNERGRLYGSKEFSPNCKFTERIEENGYNTYASLHWRHRGRPMFLSLNSKGRPQRGGKTRRQHLSTHFLPMLVS